In Streptomyces sclerotialus, the DNA window TCGGCGCGCTCGCCCTGGGCATCGCCCTGGTCGTGCCGGCCGCGCTGCCCTCGCTCAGCGGCGGGCTGCTGGACATGAGCGGCCGGGACCGCCCCGGGGCCGACGGCGGCACGATCTCCGCGGTGAACCCCCTGGTGTCCCTCCAGGACAGCCTCAACCAGCCCGAGGACCGGGAGGTCCTGAACTACCGCACGACCACTCCCGACACCCGCGACCTGTATCTGCGGATCGTCGCCCTCGACCAGTTCGACGGCGCTGCCTGGAAGCCGTCGCAGCGGACGGTCCTGGACGTACCGGACCGGCTGCCCGATCCGCCGGGCCTGGCGCGGGACGTGGACACCACCGCCGTGAACACCTCGGTGTCCACCGCGGACTGGTACGCCCAGAACTGGCTGCCCCTGCCCTATCCCGCGTCCCGGGTCGAGATACCGGGCCGCTGGCGCTTCGAGCCCGAGGGCCGCACCCTGGTGGGCGACCGCGGCCAGAACACCCGCGGGGTCCGCTATCAGGTGGAGAGCCTCATCGTGCGGCCGACGGCCCGGCAGCTGGCCGACGCGCCGCCGCCGCGCCCCGCCCTCCGGCGTGAGTACACCCAGGTGCCCGGCTCGCTGCCCCCGGCGGTCCAGCGGACGGCCGAACAGGTGACGCGGGGCGCCCGTTCGGACTACGCCAAGGCCGTCCGGCTGCAGGACTGGTTCGCGCTGAACGGCGGGTTCACGTACAACACCGAGGTCCGGGCGGGCAGCGGCACCCAGGCGATCACGCGCTTCCTGGAGCAGAAGGAGGGCTTCTGCGTCCACTTCGCCTTCTCGATGGCGGCGATGGCCCGCACGCTGGGCATCCCCGCCCGGGTGGCGGTCGGCTTCACCCCGGGCGGCAAGCGGGCCGACGGCTCGTACTCCGTCGGGCTGAGGGACGCGCACGCCTGGCCCGAGCTGTACTTCGAGGGCATCGGCTGGACGCGGTTCGAGCCGACGCCGAGCCGGGGCAGCGTGCCGGACTACACGGTCTCCGCCGACGCCCCCGACGAGGATGCCCCCGGCCGGGCCGAACCGCTGCCGGGCCGTACCGCGGCACCGGAGCCCGAGCCGTCGGCGGACGGCGGGACCTGCTCGCCGGACCAGCGCCGGGTGGCCGAGTGCGGTTCGGTGCCGCAGGCGTCCGGGGGCGGCCCTGCCGATGACGGGCCCGCGCCGGGAGCCGTGGCGGGCGGCGCGCTCGCCGTGCTGCTGGTCCTGCTGGTCCCTGCCGTACCGCTGCTCTGGCGCGTCCGGAGCCGCGCCCGCCGCCTGTCCGAGGGCCGGGCAGGGTCTCGGGCCTCCGGTGCCGCGCTGCGGCCGTCCTCCCGGCACGGCGCGGGCGTCCTTCTGCCGGACGGCCCCTCGGCAGGCGCTGCCGGTCCCCGGGCCGGCGTCCTCGGCCCCTGGCGGGAGCTGGTGGACTCGGGCTGGGACTACGGCATCGTCCCGGACGACGCGCTGACGCCACGGAAGGCGGCCGAGCGGATCGTACGGGTCGGCGAGCTGACCGGACCGGCGGCGGAGGCGGCCCACCGGGTGGCCGGCGCCGTGGAGCAGGCGCTCTACGCCCCGCACCCCGAGGCCGCGCCGGGCCTGGCCGAAGACGTACAGCGAGTCCGTTCCGGGCTCCGCACGACGGCCTCCCGACGACAGCGCCTGCGCGCCCTCCTGGCCCCGCCCTCGGCCGTCCGCCTCCTCTGGGCCGCCTCCACCCGCCTCTCCACCCTCCT includes these proteins:
- a CDS encoding transglutaminase TgpA family protein produces the protein MSGRARLAVCAMVATLSAACALLPLVEPIGWMFQAAFLLGLVTTVGTLARRVPLARPLTIAVQALAGLLVLTPLFARGEAVGGLLPGPDAFREFGQLLQEGTADVGRYAIPAPVTTGIRLLLVGGVLVIGLIVDALAVTYRSAAPAGLPLLALYSVAAGLSKGGAGWLWFLVAAAGYLFLLLAEGRDRLSRWGRVFGGGPTTAGRPYSTGGTGPAPPGGPVPAPIRTGRRIGALALGIALVVPAALPSLSGGLLDMSGRDRPGADGGTISAVNPLVSLQDSLNQPEDREVLNYRTTTPDTRDLYLRIVALDQFDGAAWKPSQRTVLDVPDRLPDPPGLARDVDTTAVNTSVSTADWYAQNWLPLPYPASRVEIPGRWRFEPEGRTLVGDRGQNTRGVRYQVESLIVRPTARQLADAPPPRPALRREYTQVPGSLPPAVQRTAEQVTRGARSDYAKAVRLQDWFALNGGFTYNTEVRAGSGTQAITRFLEQKEGFCVHFAFSMAAMARTLGIPARVAVGFTPGGKRADGSYSVGLRDAHAWPELYFEGIGWTRFEPTPSRGSVPDYTVSADAPDEDAPGRAEPLPGRTAAPEPEPSADGGTCSPDQRRVAECGSVPQASGGGPADDGPAPGAVAGGALAVLLVLLVPAVPLLWRVRSRARRLSEGRAGSRASGAALRPSSRHGAGVLLPDGPSAGAAGPRAGVLGPWRELVDSGWDYGIVPDDALTPRKAAERIVRVGELTGPAAEAAHRVAGAVEQALYAPHPEAAPGLAEDVQRVRSGLRTTASRRQRLRALLAPPSAVRLLWAASTRLSTLLTRLRTALPERSAPR